One genomic window of Gimesia chilikensis includes the following:
- the hemP gene encoding hemin uptake protein HemP, which yields MSESEKLERPATATNAQEENPTDVIESDAILNGKQEVLIQHGETTYRLRITQNGKLILCK from the coding sequence ATGAGCGAATCAGAGAAGCTTGAACGCCCGGCTACCGCTACCAATGCGCAAGAAGAAAACCCAACTGATGTCATTGAATCCGATGCCATTTTGAATGGAAAACAGGAAGTCCTGATCCAGCATGGCGAGACGACTTATCGGTTGAGAATCACACAGAACGGCAAGTTGATTCTGTGTAAATAA
- a CDS encoding DUF1559 domain-containing protein, producing MAQRSQESRLFGRRGFTLIELLVVIAIIAILIALLLPAVQQAREAARRSQCKNNLKQIGLALHNYLSAYTAFPPAFCAGPGGGTFTEGGQWSIHARILPFADGANLFNNIDFTRSYENQSDPSIAYTRIPFMLCPSEVNDKIRPDSSGNPEHYPICYGYNGGTWRVFTNSNLSGGDGAFYPNSKTKPRDFTDGTSNTLCFAEVKAFTAYNRDGDAGTSSVPSVAGDVEALISGGGSNKANSGHTEWVDGRVHQTGFTTTLPPNAKVAVPGASGGAIDAGDYTSCREAKSCTGPTYAAVTARSYHIGIVHALLMDGAVRSISENIDLGTYRALSTRSGGEVIGEF from the coding sequence ATGGCGCAACGTTCTCAAGAGAGCCGACTGTTCGGCAGACGTGGTTTTACGTTAATTGAGCTTCTGGTGGTAATCGCCATCATTGCGATTCTGATCGCTCTGCTGCTCCCCGCAGTCCAGCAGGCCCGCGAAGCTGCCCGCCGCAGCCAGTGCAAAAACAATCTGAAACAGATTGGTCTGGCTCTGCATAACTACCTGAGTGCTTATACCGCGTTTCCTCCCGCTTTCTGTGCTGGTCCTGGCGGAGGAACTTTCACTGAAGGTGGTCAGTGGTCGATTCACGCTCGCATCCTTCCCTTTGCGGATGGAGCGAATCTGTTCAATAACATTGACTTCACACGCAGCTATGAGAATCAGAGCGATCCTTCGATCGCCTACACCCGCATCCCATTCATGCTCTGCCCCAGCGAAGTAAATGATAAAATCCGCCCTGACTCTTCAGGCAACCCCGAACACTACCCCATCTGCTATGGCTACAATGGGGGCACCTGGCGTGTCTTCACCAATTCCAACCTGAGCGGCGGAGATGGTGCGTTCTACCCGAACAGTAAAACGAAACCACGTGACTTCACAGACGGAACCAGTAACACGCTCTGTTTTGCAGAAGTAAAAGCATTTACCGCTTATAACCGCGATGGAGACGCCGGCACTTCCAGCGTGCCCAGTGTCGCCGGAGATGTGGAAGCCCTGATCAGCGGGGGCGGTTCCAACAAAGCCAACAGTGGTCACACGGAATGGGTCGATGGTCGCGTCCATCAGACCGGCTTTACCACCACGCTCCCTCCCAATGCCAAAGTTGCTGTCCCCGGTGCAAGTGGTGGTGCTATCGATGCGGGGGACTACACATCCTGCCGAGAAGCCAAAAGCTGTACCGGTCCCACCTACGCTGCCGTCACTGCACGCAGCTATCACATCGGGATCGTACACGCCCTGCTGATGGATGGTGCAGTCCGTTCTATCAGCGAAAATATCGACCTGGGCACCTATCGTGCTCTGAGCACCCGTAGCGGTGGAGAAGTCATCGGCGAGTTCTAA
- the murJ gene encoding murein biosynthesis integral membrane protein MurJ: MVASDHTRGLFAGLRTVSLLTLLSRVLGMVRDIGMATLFGNGPIMDSFSVAFKLPNLTRRLLGEGALSTAFLPTYIRELEQNGRESSWKLVTAVLFWLMVFSVLLVGSAEVILVLLSWRGNPESEAQLLYWLTGLLLPYLILVCLAAQINATLHALNHFSVPALLPTILNLSWMAGIWLVAPFLPDAPAKITAICIAILLGGVVQLVLPFWKLCQMGYRPHMDWGVGLGQVQSIAQSMAPIVVGLSITQLNTLIDSCLAWGLARPEGIYATGASPSVWQIFESGTASALYFGQRMYQFPLGVFGVALGTVLYPQLSRHAERNDHHLLRRDLLLGLQLVIGVGLPASLGLVLMAQPLSSLLFQYGDFDQFDALQTAEMIRFYGIGVFAFMAVLILNRGFYAIGDTQTPVRIGVLVVICNLLLNLALIWWLKGRGLALATSMAAMIQTGLCLWLIREKVGQIDYAKLFNTSWRASLATAVMSAIILIELQLLPTVDLFRYRLLRVLVPVISAVVIYLQLAKTLGLHEIMTLLRSGRKASVESTDGEK; the protein is encoded by the coding sequence GTGGTTGCATCTGACCATACGCGCGGGCTGTTCGCAGGACTACGAACTGTCAGTCTGCTGACGCTGTTAAGCCGCGTGCTGGGGATGGTTCGCGATATCGGCATGGCGACCCTGTTTGGCAACGGTCCAATTATGGACTCCTTTTCTGTTGCCTTCAAGCTGCCCAATCTGACGCGACGCTTGCTGGGAGAGGGGGCACTCTCCACGGCCTTTCTTCCCACCTATATCCGCGAACTGGAGCAGAACGGACGTGAATCGTCCTGGAAGCTGGTGACCGCGGTACTGTTCTGGCTGATGGTGTTTTCCGTTTTGCTCGTTGGCAGTGCAGAAGTCATTCTGGTCCTGCTTAGCTGGAGAGGGAATCCGGAGTCAGAAGCACAGCTGTTGTACTGGTTGACCGGGTTGTTGCTGCCTTATCTGATCCTGGTCTGTCTGGCGGCACAGATCAACGCGACGCTGCATGCATTGAACCATTTTTCCGTTCCGGCCCTGTTACCTACCATTCTGAACCTGAGCTGGATGGCCGGGATCTGGCTGGTCGCTCCCTTTCTGCCGGATGCTCCTGCCAAAATTACTGCGATCTGCATCGCGATTCTGTTGGGCGGAGTGGTGCAACTGGTGCTGCCTTTCTGGAAGCTATGCCAGATGGGCTACCGACCACATATGGATTGGGGAGTCGGGCTCGGTCAGGTACAGTCCATCGCCCAGAGCATGGCTCCGATTGTCGTCGGACTGTCGATCACACAATTGAACACGCTGATCGACAGCTGTCTGGCGTGGGGCCTGGCCCGTCCAGAGGGGATCTATGCAACAGGTGCCAGCCCCTCGGTCTGGCAGATCTTTGAATCGGGAACCGCTTCGGCACTTTATTTCGGACAGCGAATGTATCAGTTCCCCCTGGGAGTGTTTGGAGTCGCCCTGGGAACAGTGCTGTATCCTCAGTTATCCAGGCATGCAGAGCGGAACGACCATCATCTGTTACGACGAGATTTACTGCTGGGACTGCAACTTGTGATTGGTGTGGGGCTCCCCGCCAGCCTGGGGCTGGTGCTGATGGCACAGCCGCTCTCTTCGCTGCTGTTTCAGTATGGAGACTTCGATCAGTTTGACGCTCTGCAGACGGCGGAAATGATTCGCTTTTATGGCATCGGCGTGTTTGCCTTCATGGCGGTCCTGATATTGAACCGGGGTTTCTACGCCATCGGTGATACCCAAACGCCGGTACGAATTGGGGTGCTGGTTGTAATCTGCAATCTCTTGTTGAATCTGGCGCTGATCTGGTGGCTCAAGGGGAGGGGGCTGGCACTGGCCACATCAATGGCAGCTATGATTCAGACGGGCCTCTGTCTGTGGCTGATCAGGGAGAAGGTGGGGCAGATCGATTATGCGAAACTGTTCAACACCAGCTGGCGGGCCAGCCTGGCGACCGCTGTGATGTCTGCCATCATCCTGATCGAATTACAGTTACTGCCCACTGTTGATTTGTTTCGTTATCGACTGCTGCGTGTGTTGGTTCCCGTTATCAGCGCTGTTGTAATTTACCTGCAGCTGGCGAAGACATTAGGGCTGCATGAAATCATGACCCTGTTACGATCCGGCAGGAAAGCTTCTGTCGAATCAACGGATGGTGAAAAATAA
- the holA gene encoding DNA polymerase III subunit delta: MPLHVTEFLLSPEQHTLGPIVVLHGDDRYMKQEAIHAIEPIVLGEEEDTSITRFDGKRLEKELPPSTLFDELKTVSMWGDQRLVIVDDAEKFVSAFRSRLEKYLEAPSKSSLLILDVKSWNKSTKLAKTVAKIGLDLECKELKGSQLAKWIADTAEQVHQKQISRDASLLLVELVGTHCGQIHQELSKLATFVGEAARISPDDIRAVVGGWKAETTWAMTDAVRDGNIGVALKYLDNLLVAGEAPQKILGGLNFVWRKYFKATQLAVQGTPLRQALKESGVFPRDIDSSDRYLRRLTRQRAEKIGHWLLDADLNLKGNSRLDPRLELEQLLFLLSGCA, translated from the coding sequence ATGCCCCTGCATGTCACCGAGTTTCTGTTAAGCCCCGAGCAGCACACGCTGGGACCGATAGTGGTTCTCCACGGTGATGATCGGTACATGAAACAGGAAGCGATTCATGCAATCGAGCCGATTGTGCTGGGAGAGGAAGAGGACACCAGCATCACGCGTTTCGACGGGAAGCGGCTGGAAAAAGAGCTCCCCCCATCCACCCTGTTTGACGAACTGAAAACCGTTTCGATGTGGGGCGATCAGCGGCTGGTGATCGTGGATGATGCAGAGAAGTTTGTCTCCGCGTTCCGCTCGCGCCTGGAAAAGTACCTGGAAGCACCCTCGAAGAGTTCGCTGCTGATTCTGGACGTCAAATCGTGGAATAAGTCGACCAAACTCGCCAAGACCGTCGCGAAGATCGGTCTGGATCTGGAATGCAAGGAGCTTAAGGGGAGCCAACTGGCAAAATGGATCGCAGATACTGCAGAACAGGTCCATCAGAAACAGATTTCGAGAGATGCGTCGCTGCTGCTGGTCGAACTCGTGGGAACCCATTGTGGACAGATTCATCAGGAACTCTCCAAGCTCGCCACCTTTGTGGGAGAGGCGGCACGCATTAGTCCAGATGACATTCGCGCGGTTGTCGGAGGCTGGAAAGCAGAGACGACATGGGCGATGACCGACGCGGTTCGAGATGGAAATATTGGTGTTGCTCTGAAATACCTGGATAATTTGCTGGTGGCCGGCGAGGCGCCTCAGAAGATTCTCGGGGGGCTCAACTTCGTTTGGCGCAAGTACTTTAAGGCCACGCAACTGGCGGTGCAGGGGACCCCGTTGAGGCAGGCGCTTAAGGAGTCGGGAGTCTTCCCGCGGGACATCGATTCGTCAGACCGATACCTGCGAAGACTGACCCGGCAGCGGGCGGAAAAAATCGGTCATTGGCTGCTGGACGCCGATTTAAATCTGAAAGGCAACAGCCGCCTGGATCCCCGGCTGGAACTGGAGCAACTGCTGTTTCTGCTCAGCGGCTGTGCCTGA
- the hemW gene encoding radical SAM family heme chaperone HemW — protein sequence MTNPETPSSAYIHVPFCQHRCGYCDFTLVARKDHLIDDYLAAMEQQLATVESGTELQTLFLGGGTPTHLSIEQLERLFSALFNWFRLADDCEFSIEANPLNLSIEKIDFLKQRGVNRVSLGVQSFHSEILTFLERDHQPEQIFEIVQNLQARIPNTSLDLIFAVPGQSLSDWESSLADAVGLGIPHLSTYGLTIEKGTSFWSRQQSGLFDLPADDLAGSMYEFSLDYLGSRGVQHYEISNFARPGFECRHNEVYWTGYPYYGFGPGAASYLNGVRRQNHRSVTTWLKHVTAGESPIAEQEELDPESRAREAIIFGLRRRVGINLAEFASRYGFSIPELAESAIERNIAAGLLEQTETHLRLTQAGCLLADSVVVDFL from the coding sequence GTGACTAACCCGGAAACACCGTCCTCTGCGTACATACACGTCCCTTTCTGCCAGCACCGCTGCGGCTACTGTGACTTTACGCTCGTCGCCCGCAAGGACCACCTGATCGACGACTATCTGGCTGCCATGGAACAACAGCTCGCGACAGTCGAGTCGGGCACCGAACTGCAGACCCTCTTCCTGGGAGGGGGCACCCCCACTCATCTGAGCATCGAACAACTGGAACGACTCTTTTCCGCCCTCTTCAACTGGTTTCGTCTGGCGGACGATTGCGAATTCAGCATTGAAGCCAATCCCCTGAATCTGAGCATTGAGAAAATCGACTTCCTCAAGCAGCGTGGCGTCAACCGAGTCAGCCTTGGTGTCCAGTCCTTTCACTCCGAGATACTCACGTTCCTCGAGCGGGATCATCAACCCGAGCAGATCTTTGAAATCGTGCAGAACCTGCAGGCCCGCATTCCCAATACCAGCCTCGATCTGATCTTCGCGGTCCCCGGTCAAAGCCTGTCGGACTGGGAGTCCTCCCTGGCCGATGCCGTCGGTCTCGGAATTCCCCACCTCTCGACCTACGGCCTGACCATCGAGAAGGGAACTTCGTTCTGGAGCCGCCAGCAGTCGGGGCTCTTCGATTTACCCGCGGATGACCTGGCCGGCAGCATGTATGAATTTTCGCTGGACTATCTGGGTTCACGGGGAGTGCAGCATTACGAGATTTCGAACTTTGCCCGCCCGGGGTTTGAATGTCGCCACAATGAAGTTTACTGGACCGGCTATCCCTACTACGGTTTTGGCCCCGGCGCAGCCAGTTATCTGAATGGCGTTCGCCGCCAGAATCACCGCAGTGTCACTACCTGGCTCAAGCATGTCACCGCCGGCGAGTCTCCGATCGCGGAACAGGAAGAACTCGATCCCGAATCCCGGGCTCGCGAGGCCATCATCTTCGGCCTCCGCCGTCGCGTCGGCATTAATCTCGCTGAGTTCGCATCACGTTACGGTTTTTCTATTCCGGAACTGGCGGAATCCGCGATTGAGAGAAATATCGCTGCAGGACTGCTGGAGCAAACCGAAACCCACCTGCGGCTCACCCAGGCCGGCTGCCTGCTCGCCGATTCCGTGGTTGTCGATTTCCTCTAA
- a CDS encoding PQQ-dependent sugar dehydrogenase, with translation MKAPGKKSDSRVWLVWSLVLTGLFCLQGRLQAQDAQYGIEKRIPWTTSKVQGSPDPALPYETERAFPQLKFNQPLVVATAPGMKRFFVAERKGKIFSFDYQDQGTSETELFLDLKQHVPELNEIYGMAFHPRFEENGYVYICYVLKPGLPEGTRVSRFKVQDANRLHCDPESEETLIEWLSGGHNGGCLRFGPDGYLYISTGDGGPASPPDIHNAGQDVSNLLSCVLRIDVDQRSQDLPYAIPADNPFVKLPNVRPEIWAFGFRNPWKMCFDPKSGDLWVGDVGWELWELVYRVEKGGNYGWSIKEGRQPVKPGNQLGPTPILPPTIAHSHREARSITGGYFYGGARLPDLKDTYIYGDYSTGKLWGLRYENQRVNWHQELANSTLKVTAFAIDDAGEVYIVDIEGGAFHRLAPIKESDHNPDFPTRLSQTGLFESTEKHQVAAGVIPYEINAPAWADYATSERFIALPPDTTIEVVQKRFWNFPKDTVLVKTISLETERGNPQTALRLETQLLHFNGARWQGYSYRWNEDQTDATLVPTEGDSIKLEITDADHPDGKLNYEWRVSSRAECAVCHTPYQNYLSVLSFEEAQLNRERKFGDVVDNQLRALAHIKVLPESVWNKSKGTKAHYLVDPHNTAAALNLRARSYLHANCRHCHRNNGGGGSTIELDASFDLEAMKAVGVTPTQGKFEILGAEVIAPGDPFRSVLLYRMSKLGKGRMPYSGSSIVDVEGTRLIQEWIERLPTRPHELQFEIARQRNLQVNLLEDAIQIEDQEFSGQKLQEVLGTTSGGLLLLSALDRKPMSEDTQKQIIRLATQGENPLVRDLFERFLPEDQRVKRLGQNIDHRALLSLPGDSREGKRLFMEMAGLQCRNCHRVHQHGKELGPDLTQIGKKLSRQELLENIIEPSKKIDEKYFTCVVELRSGKVVSGLLVRRDDAGVVLKDAKNELLEIPVQDVETVVMQKKSLMPDQLLRDLTAEQAAHLLAYLESLK, from the coding sequence ATGAAGGCCCCTGGAAAAAAGTCTGATTCCCGAGTCTGGTTAGTCTGGTCACTGGTCCTGACGGGACTCTTTTGCCTGCAGGGACGTCTGCAGGCGCAGGATGCTCAGTACGGGATCGAGAAACGGATTCCCTGGACGACTTCGAAGGTACAGGGGAGCCCCGATCCCGCATTGCCTTACGAAACCGAGCGGGCCTTTCCCCAGTTGAAATTCAATCAACCCCTGGTGGTCGCGACCGCGCCAGGTATGAAACGCTTTTTTGTTGCCGAGCGCAAGGGGAAGATCTTTTCGTTCGATTACCAGGATCAGGGGACTTCCGAAACCGAACTGTTTCTGGATCTCAAGCAGCATGTCCCCGAACTGAATGAAATTTACGGGATGGCGTTTCATCCCCGCTTTGAAGAAAACGGATATGTTTATATCTGCTATGTCTTAAAGCCAGGCCTGCCCGAAGGGACGCGGGTCTCGCGGTTCAAGGTACAGGATGCGAATCGGCTGCACTGCGATCCGGAATCGGAAGAAACTTTGATCGAGTGGCTGTCGGGCGGACACAATGGTGGCTGCCTGCGGTTTGGACCGGATGGCTATCTTTACATCTCAACAGGTGATGGGGGACCCGCTTCACCGCCGGACATTCATAATGCCGGACAGGACGTGAGCAACCTGCTCTCCTGTGTGCTGCGAATCGACGTCGATCAACGCAGTCAGGACCTGCCCTATGCGATTCCCGCGGATAATCCGTTTGTGAAGCTGCCAAACGTGAGGCCTGAAATCTGGGCGTTCGGATTTCGTAATCCGTGGAAGATGTGCTTCGACCCCAAGAGCGGTGATTTATGGGTGGGCGATGTCGGCTGGGAACTGTGGGAACTCGTCTATCGCGTCGAAAAGGGCGGTAACTATGGCTGGAGTATCAAAGAAGGCCGCCAGCCGGTCAAGCCGGGGAATCAACTGGGACCGACGCCCATTCTGCCACCCACGATTGCCCATTCGCATCGCGAAGCCCGTTCGATTACAGGAGGCTACTTTTATGGAGGCGCGCGCCTGCCTGATCTGAAAGATACTTACATCTACGGTGACTATTCCACGGGAAAACTCTGGGGGTTGCGTTATGAAAATCAGCGGGTCAACTGGCACCAGGAGCTGGCGAATTCGACGTTAAAAGTAACCGCCTTTGCCATCGATGATGCAGGCGAAGTTTACATCGTTGACATCGAAGGAGGCGCCTTTCATCGGCTGGCGCCGATTAAGGAATCCGACCATAACCCGGATTTCCCGACCCGATTGAGCCAGACCGGTTTATTCGAATCAACCGAAAAGCATCAGGTGGCCGCGGGTGTGATTCCGTACGAAATCAATGCACCTGCCTGGGCGGACTACGCGACCTCCGAACGCTTCATCGCCTTGCCTCCTGATACCACGATTGAAGTCGTGCAGAAACGGTTCTGGAATTTCCCCAAAGATACGGTGCTGGTGAAAACCATTTCGCTGGAGACGGAGCGTGGGAATCCGCAGACGGCCCTGCGGCTCGAAACACAGCTGTTACACTTCAACGGGGCCCGCTGGCAGGGATATTCTTATCGCTGGAACGAGGATCAGACCGATGCGACTCTGGTCCCCACTGAAGGGGACAGCATCAAACTGGAGATAACCGATGCAGACCATCCGGACGGAAAGCTGAACTACGAATGGCGGGTTTCCAGTCGGGCGGAGTGTGCGGTCTGTCATACGCCCTACCAGAATTATCTGTCGGTGCTTTCCTTCGAAGAAGCACAACTCAACCGGGAACGCAAATTCGGTGATGTCGTCGACAACCAGTTGCGGGCTCTGGCGCACATCAAGGTGCTGCCTGAATCGGTGTGGAATAAATCAAAGGGGACTAAGGCACATTATCTGGTGGATCCACACAACACCGCGGCAGCGTTGAACCTGCGGGCCCGATCTTACCTGCATGCGAACTGCAGACACTGTCATCGCAATAACGGCGGAGGCGGTTCGACGATTGAACTCGATGCTTCTTTCGATCTGGAAGCGATGAAAGCAGTAGGAGTGACACCCACCCAGGGGAAGTTTGAGATTCTCGGGGCAGAAGTGATTGCTCCAGGCGATCCGTTCCGATCGGTGCTGCTCTATCGCATGAGCAAACTGGGAAAAGGGCGGATGCCTTATTCGGGTTCATCGATTGTTGATGTCGAAGGGACCCGGTTAATTCAGGAATGGATCGAACGACTGCCAACACGTCCGCATGAGCTGCAGTTCGAAATCGCCCGTCAGCGGAACCTTCAGGTCAACCTATTGGAAGACGCGATACAGATTGAAGACCAGGAGTTTTCCGGACAGAAACTGCAGGAAGTCCTCGGAACTACCAGCGGAGGGCTGCTGCTGTTGAGTGCCCTGGATCGGAAACCGATGTCGGAGGACACGCAGAAGCAGATCATACGGCTGGCGACACAGGGTGAGAATCCACTGGTACGCGATCTGTTCGAACGATTCCTGCCTGAGGATCAGCGGGTTAAACGGCTGGGGCAGAACATCGACCATCGGGCACTGCTATCTTTGCCGGGAGATTCGCGGGAAGGGAAGCGACTGTTCATGGAGATGGCGGGACTGCAGTGCCGGAATTGTCATCGTGTGCATCAGCATGGGAAAGAGCTCGGCCCTGACCTGACCCAGATTGGCAAGAAGCTGTCACGGCAGGAGCTGCTGGAGAATATTATTGAACCATCGAAAAAGATCGATGAGAAATATTTTACCTGCGTGGTCGAGCTGCGTTCCGGGAAAGTGGTCAGTGGTCTGCTGGTCCGTAGAGACGATGCGGGTGTGGTGTTGAAGGATGCCAAAAACGAACTTCTGGAGATCCCGGTGCAGGATGTGGAAACTGTGGTGATGCAGAAGAAATCGCTGATGCCCGACCAGTTACTCCGCGACCTGACAGCCGAGCAGGCCGCTCATCTGCTGGCATATCTCGAATCATTGAAATAA
- the priA gene encoding replication restart helicase PriA gives MSKPKQQSLFEDEELPENPMPWERNSQNLYLAQIVLNRPVDRVFHYLVPESMRPLLKPGHRVQVPFGRGNQLSPGYCVGVGPADEDQPSVRLKSVDTILDSRPLFSAKMLKLTRWIADRYLCSWGQVLDCVVPAGVKNQAGTRMVTVFELTDPRALQGRNIPEEVERLPAKQRAVYDALKSADQPLTMDQIMAAAGCGSGPVQTLKKKTLIRSHQKRVQHFENGDDAAYAHITKQDDLQLNRDQRMALDQILSAIRGQRSETFVLQGVTGSGKTEVYIQAIREVVSYGQQAIVLVPEISLTPQAIQRFRSRFDSVAVLHSHLSDSDRHYHWQNIAAGKVQVIVGARSAVFAPAPHLGLIIIDEEHETSFKQETAPRYHAREVARKRSELEKVPLILGSATPTLNSWLRVIEKKDTLISMPKRVNNLPMPGVNIIDVRNDVQVRRNESLGRVLFTGMQHALEAGGQVILFLNLRGYSPALWCKGCGNSVKCPHCEISLTWHRDKSLAVCHSCDFSSKPPTNCPSCGAPGLRYVGTGTQRLEEEVKAKFPNYTCKRMDSDTMRGVGSHAKVLNAFAAGEVDILLGTQMIAKGLDFPNVTLVGVIDADTMLHQPDLFASERTFQLIAQVAGRTGRGMQGGRVFVQTTSPAEPAIVKAAEHDFLGFARLELGHRKEMLAPPFSHYARVILRGPHEEHVEKFARQIAEILHDAAEERKLSVQILGPAPAPIIRLKKYFRYHFQLAAVNVEEILQLWREVDPKLPREKGIEYIIDVDPVNMR, from the coding sequence ATGAGTAAACCGAAGCAACAGAGCCTGTTTGAAGATGAAGAGCTCCCCGAAAACCCGATGCCCTGGGAGCGGAATTCACAGAATCTGTATCTGGCACAAATCGTTCTGAATCGACCGGTGGACCGCGTGTTTCATTACCTGGTGCCGGAGTCGATGCGCCCGTTGCTCAAGCCCGGACATCGAGTGCAGGTCCCCTTTGGTCGGGGCAATCAACTTTCGCCCGGCTATTGTGTCGGCGTGGGACCGGCGGATGAAGATCAGCCCAGTGTGCGTCTGAAGTCGGTCGATACCATTCTGGACAGCCGCCCGCTGTTCAGCGCCAAGATGCTGAAGCTGACCCGCTGGATTGCAGACCGCTACCTGTGCAGTTGGGGGCAGGTGCTGGACTGTGTCGTTCCTGCCGGCGTCAAGAACCAGGCGGGCACCCGGATGGTAACGGTGTTTGAACTGACCGATCCGCGTGCACTACAGGGGAGAAATATTCCCGAAGAAGTCGAACGGCTGCCGGCCAAACAGCGGGCCGTCTACGATGCACTCAAATCTGCCGACCAGCCGCTGACGATGGATCAGATCATGGCCGCCGCCGGCTGTGGATCCGGCCCGGTTCAGACTCTGAAAAAGAAGACGTTGATTCGCAGTCATCAGAAACGGGTACAGCATTTCGAAAATGGCGACGATGCGGCTTATGCACACATCACCAAGCAGGATGATCTGCAGTTGAACCGGGACCAGCGGATGGCGCTGGATCAGATTCTGTCCGCGATCCGGGGGCAGCGGAGCGAAACGTTCGTCCTGCAGGGTGTGACAGGTAGTGGCAAAACCGAAGTTTACATCCAGGCGATCCGCGAAGTCGTCAGCTACGGTCAGCAGGCGATTGTCCTGGTTCCCGAAATCAGTCTGACCCCGCAGGCGATTCAGCGGTTTCGTTCCCGTTTCGATTCGGTGGCGGTACTGCACAGTCATTTGAGCGACAGCGACCGTCATTACCACTGGCAGAATATCGCGGCCGGTAAGGTGCAGGTGATTGTGGGAGCCCGGAGTGCTGTGTTCGCTCCCGCACCGCATCTGGGGCTGATCATCATCGATGAAGAGCACGAAACCAGTTTCAAGCAGGAGACCGCGCCTCGTTATCATGCCCGCGAAGTGGCACGAAAACGTTCCGAACTGGAGAAGGTCCCTTTGATTCTAGGGTCGGCGACACCCACGCTGAATTCCTGGCTGCGGGTGATTGAGAAGAAAGACACGCTGATCTCAATGCCTAAGCGGGTGAATAATCTGCCGATGCCCGGTGTGAATATCATCGATGTTCGCAATGATGTGCAGGTCAGGCGAAACGAGTCGCTCGGACGTGTGCTTTTCACAGGCATGCAGCACGCACTCGAAGCGGGGGGGCAGGTGATTCTATTCCTGAATCTCCGCGGCTATTCGCCGGCACTGTGGTGTAAAGGGTGTGGAAACTCGGTGAAGTGTCCGCACTGTGAGATCTCACTGACCTGGCATCGGGATAAGAGCCTCGCGGTCTGTCACAGTTGTGATTTTTCCAGCAAGCCGCCAACGAACTGTCCCAGCTGTGGGGCACCTGGACTGCGGTATGTGGGAACGGGGACACAACGACTGGAGGAAGAGGTTAAAGCGAAGTTTCCGAACTATACCTGCAAGCGAATGGACAGCGATACCATGCGTGGTGTCGGCAGTCATGCGAAGGTGCTCAATGCCTTCGCCGCGGGTGAGGTCGATATCCTACTGGGAACGCAGATGATTGCGAAAGGACTCGACTTCCCGAACGTAACGCTCGTGGGCGTGATCGACGCGGATACGATGCTGCATCAACCCGATCTGTTTGCCTCGGAGCGGACGTTTCAGTTGATTGCGCAGGTCGCCGGACGTACGGGGCGGGGTATGCAGGGGGGACGCGTGTTTGTGCAGACAACCTCGCCGGCCGAGCCCGCCATCGTGAAAGCCGCAGAGCATGACTTCCTGGGGTTTGCCCGTTTGGAGCTGGGGCACCGTAAAGAGATGCTCGCACCTCCTTTTTCGCATTACGCCCGGGTGATTCTACGTGGTCCCCACGAAGAGCATGTGGAAAAGTTCGCACGACAGATTGCCGAGATTCTCCATGATGCCGCAGAAGAACGGAAACTGAGTGTGCAGATTCTGGGCCCGGCCCCGGCGCCGATCATCAGGTTGAAGAAATATTTTCGCTACCATTTCCAGCTGGCTGCGGTGAATGTGGAAGAGATTCTGCAACTGTGGCGGGAAGTGGATCCCAAACTGCCTCGGGAAAAGGGGATCGAATATATCATCGATGTGGATCCGGTTAACATGCGGTAA